A genomic segment from Salvia splendens isolate huo1 chromosome 13, SspV2, whole genome shotgun sequence encodes:
- the LOC121762629 gene encoding F-box protein PP2-A15-like — protein MGASLSNLGETGSGSGGPGLGDIPESCVACVFLYLSPPEICNLARLNRAFRGAASSDAVWEAKLPSNYHLLLQLLSQPALCGNLSRKDIFAFLARPNLFDDANKLVWVDRYAGRVCMSISAKGMSITGIDDRRYWNWVPTEESRFNVVAYLQQIWWFEVDGSVTFPFPPDVYTLSFRIHLGRFSRRLGRRISHFDHTHGWDIKPVRFVLSTSGSQHASSECFLDDIPEGDANGSYKRGCWIEYKVGQFLVKESDPPTEVRFSMKQIDCTHSKGGLCIDSVSIMPSELKERRSERTLQ, from the exons ATGGGGGCATCATTGTCGAATTTGGGGGAAACCGggtcgggcagcggcggaccGGGTCTAGGGGATATACCGGAGAGCTGCGTTGCGTGCGTCTTTCTCTACCTCTCTCCACCGGAGATATGCAATTTGGCTCGCCTCAATCGCGCCTTCCGCGGTGCCGCCTCATCCGACGCCGTATGGGAGGCGAAGCTCCCCTCCAATTACCACCTCCTCCTCCAGCTTCTCTCGCAACCCGCTCTTTGTGGAAACCTCTCCAGAAAGGATATTTTTGCCTTCCTCGCACGCCCTAACCTCTTCGACGACGCCAACAAG TTGGTATGGGTGGACAGATATGCTGGGAGAGTTTGCATGTCAATATCAGCAAAGGGAATGTCTATCACTGGCATCGACGACAGGAGATATTGGAATTGGGTTCCTACCGAAGAATCCAG ATTTAACGTTGTAGCATATTTACAGCAAATATGGTGGTTTGAAGTTGATGGATCTGTTACGTTTCCTTTCCCACCAGATGTATACACACTGTCATTTAGGATACACCTTGGGAGATTTTCTAGGAGACTGGGGCGCCGTATCTCTCACTTTGATCACACTCATGGCTGGGATATCAAGCCCGTAAGGTTCGTGTTATCTACTTCAGGCAGCCAACACGCATCAAGTGAGTGCTTCTTAGACGACATACCAGAGGGTGATGCTAATGGGAGTTACAAACGGGGTTGTTGGATTGAGTACAAGGTGGGTCAGTTCCTAGTCAAGGAGTCGGATCCACCCACCGAAGTACGGTTCTCAATGAAACAAATCGACTGTACGCATTCGAAAGGCGGCCTCTGCATCGATTCAGTGTCAATCATGCCCAGTGAGCTGAAAGAACGAAGAAGCGAACGGACATTGCAATGA